The following coding sequences are from one Ornithorhynchus anatinus isolate Pmale09 chromosome 11, mOrnAna1.pri.v4, whole genome shotgun sequence window:
- the PKMYT1 gene encoding membrane-associated tyrosine- and threonine-specific cdc2-inhibitory kinase — MPVPSEGVTPPLNTTPIPVPVYFRHADPGFSLKQPGSLSRSLPPRPPTKGSAPVSRLFPSRTPCWSQPRPRGVSFRGGASEALEGRDYDPSRPESFFQQSFQRLGRLGRGSFGEVFKVRSKEDGRLYAVKRSVSPFRGPQDRVRKLAEVGGHEKVGRHPRCVHLERAWEEGGLLYLQTELCGPSLQQHCETRGTGLPEAQVWGYLRDTLLALAHLHGRGLVHLDVKPANIFLGPRGRCKLGDFGLLVELGAAGASEAQEGDPRYMAPELLQGCYGTAADVFSLGLTILEVACNMELPRGGEGWQQLRRGYLPPEFTAGLSHELRSVLTMMLEPEPERRATAETLLAFGTIRKLGHWGSLGMVASEALSQGRALCQGLLSLLCWLWHYLAHPTNWLRPPCPPTTPPGSPLPSLLDSSISSDWDEDCVGPPLSPVTILARSPGGTSTPRHGSPDVKDGRRLREQLDLSGISPDLPPGPIPSFEPRNLLSLFEDSLDPN, encoded by the exons ATGCCAGTCCCGTCGGAGGGGGTCACCCCACCCCTGAATACCACTCCAATTCCCGTCCCAGTGTATTTTCGCCACGCGGATCCCGGCTTCTCTCTCAAGCAGCCTGGGAGCCTGAGCCGCAgcctcccgcctcggccccccaCCAAAGGAAGCGCCCCTGTCAGTCGCCTCTTCCCTTCACGCACGCCATGCTGGAGTCAGCCCCGGCCCCGAGGAGTGTCATTCCGTGGGGGGGCCTCGGAGGCACTGGAAGGCCGTGACTACGATCCCAGTCGGCCCGAATCCTTCTTCCAGCAAAGCTTTCAGCGGCTCGGGCGCCTGGGGCGTGGTTCCTTTGGGGAGGTCTTCAAG GTCCGCTCAAAGGAAGATGGTCGGCTGTATGCAGTGAAGCGCTCAGTGTCCCCGTTCCGGGGTCCCCAGGATCGGGTCCGCAAGCTGGCCGAAGTCGGGGGCCACGAGAAAGTGGGACGGCACCCCCGCTGCGTGCAcctggagagagcctgggaagAGGGGGGGCTCCTGTACCTGCAGACGGAGCTGTGCGGGCCCAGTCTGCAGCAACACTGTGAGACTCGGGGAACGGGCCTGCCCGAAGCCCAGGTTTGGGGCTACCTGCGGGACACGCTGCTGGCCTTGGCACACCTGCACGGCCGAGGGCTGGTCCACCTGGACGTCAAGCCGGCCAACATATTCCTGGGACCCAGGGGCCGCTGCaagctgggagactttgggctTCTGGTGGAGCTGGGGGCGGCTGGGGCCAGCGAGGCCCAGGAGGGCGACCCCCGCTACATGGCCCCCGAGCTGCTGCAGGGCTGCTACGGGACCGCGGCCGATGTGTTCAG CCTGGGCCTCACCATCTTGGAAGTTGCCTGCAACATGGAGCTGCCCCGGGGCGGAGAGGGCTGGCAGCAGCTACGCCGGGGCTACTTACCCCCCGAGTTCACTGCAG GCTTGTCCCACGAGCTGCGCTCCGTCCTCACCATGATGCTGGAACCGGAACCAGAACGACGGGCCACAGCCGAGACCCTACTGGCCTTCGGAACCATCAGGAAGCTGGGGCACTGGGGGAGCCTGGGGATGGTGGCCAGTGAAGCCTTGAGTCAAGGTCGGGCACTGTGCCAG ggccTGCTGTCCCTCCTGTGCTGGCTATGGCACTATCTGGCCCACCCAACCAACTGGCTCCGTCCTCCGTGTCCCCCGACGacgccccccggctccccactTCCTAGCCTCCTGGACAGCAGCATCTCCAGCgactgggatgaagactgtgtggg cCCCCCGCTGTCTCCAGTGACGATTCTGGCCCGATCCCCGGGGGGAACCTCTACGCCCCGGCACGGCTCCCCAGACGTCAAGGATGGTCGGAGGTTGAG GGAACAGCTGGACCTAAGTGGAATCAGCCCAGACCTGCCCCCAGGCCCCATCCCCTCCTTTGAGCCCCGCAATCTCCTCAGCCTCTTCGAGGATTCGCTTGACCCCAACTGA
- the PAQR4 gene encoding progestin and adipoQ receptor family member 4 — MAFVAGPRLLDWASSPPHLQFNKFVLTGYRPASSGSGCLRSLFYLHNELGNIYTHGLALLGFLVLLPLTMPWGQLGGGGWLGGAHCVACLAPPAGSVLYHLFMCHRGGGPVYARLLALDMCGVCLVNTLGALPIIHCTLACRPWLRPAALVGYALLSGLAGWRALTAPSTGARLRAFGWQAGARLLVFGARGVGLGAGAPGSLPCYLRMDALALLGGLVNVARLPERWGPGRFDYWGNSHQIMHLLSVGSILQLHAGVVPDLLWAARHACPPD, encoded by the exons ATGGCGTTCGTGGCGGGGCCGCGCCTGCTGGACTGGGCCAGCTCCCCGCCGCACCTGCAGTTCAACAAGTTCGTGCTGACGGGCTACCGGCCGGCCAGCAGCGGCTCGGGCTGCCTGCGCAGCCTCTTCTATCTGCACAACGAGCTGGGCAACATCTACACCCACG GCTTGGCCCTCCTGGGTTTCCTGGTGCTGCTGCCGCTGACCATGCCCTGGGGGCAGCTGGGCGGGGGTGGCTGGCTGGGGGGAGCCCACTGTGTGGCCTGCCTGGCACCCCCTGCGGGCTCAGTGCTCTACCACCTCTTCATGTGCCACCGTGGGGGTGGCCCTGTCTATGCCCGGCTGCTTGCTCTAGATATGTGTGGGGTCTGCCTGGTCAACACCCTCG gtgCCCTGCCCATCATCCACTGCACCCTGGCATGTCGGCCCTGGCTGCGGCCGGCAGCCCTCGTGGGCTACGCTCTCTTATCCGGGCTGGCGGGCTGGCGGGCCCTCACGGCTCCTTCGACCGGCGCCCGGCTCCGGGCTTTTGGCTGGCAGGCAGGGGCCCGGCTGCTGGTGTTCGGAGCCCGaggcgtggggctgggggcgggggcgccgggcTCCCTGCCCTGTTACTTGCGCATGGATGCGCTGGCCCTGCTGGGGGGGCTGGTGAATGTGGCCCGGCTACCCGAGCGCTGGGGGCCCGGCCGCTTTGACTACTGGGGCAACTCCCATCAGATCATGCACCTCCTCAGCGTCGGCTCGATCCTGCAACTGCACGCCGGGGTCGTGCCCGACCTGCTGTGGGCCGCCCGCCACGCCTGCcccccggactga